Proteins encoded by one window of Streptomyces clavuligerus:
- a CDS encoding FtsX-like permease family protein, with the protein MKAVAPWVRTRLRAAPGPTAATGLLVLVTAFLATAFPRAMDTYEGEGLRREIRTAEADARTVGLTVGTPTEGTPAERVEGLSAERLAQRYRTVLQGMPQPLRPDREQSSYGARTVKPHPALDDWIPRLDGGATVFTASAQADLARNAKLRSGRLPAPTQTGPAARSVEAVVTSATAKILKIEAGSTVHLERKGNGAPLAVRVTGVVEPLRPDSGYWAYEPVLRAPVQLRTSGVPPLPYWHGALLLPPQAAPALLGLGPDSEAYWRIGTDPGGLTAGDRSALRSAVASVESGPALSALRDTVDPELAAQSGLDGVLIRYDDALKAIGPVVAVAAFGAATVMAVVLLMAGGLAAARRHSELTLLRSRGGSLTGIAGRLLAEVAVPALPAAAAGAALAWLLVPEGRALPALLAAGAVALTGCAALPLRAVALHRRARLHGERDDVVRARPTRRRTVVELTVLVLAVASAFALRQRGTGVDGGVDQLISAAPVLVSTAAALLLVRLYPLPLRLLALPLARARGLLGFLALARAGRSPATTALPLLALLVALTTAAFGGSVLSGVDAARDRAALLAVGADAQIDAGGEELPEDAARKVRALDGVRDVVAVRREFDLDLRDGGGTVVTLFAVDSQAYARLARAVGQGPFDPDDLVTDSGALPALVSPDVAERLGRAPARVNTPDGQFVVQVLGVRESLPGLAGGTFVVVDAKSLNWPLGPTTLLVTGEGPTRSELRAAAGGAALVELRSTERAAFTDAPVHGGAERIYVAAAATGAGYAVIAVLLSLLRVAPERTALLARLRTMGLTRRQGRGLLVLENLPQTLPAGVGGALVGWAAITLLAPGIDLTGLALAGRTVPDALGRVELRPDLWSLLLPALAVVVIAAGVAVLQSWAVTRRTTTTELRVGDTR; encoded by the coding sequence GTGAAGGCGGTCGCTCCCTGGGTCCGCACCCGGCTGCGCGCTGCGCCCGGCCCCACCGCGGCGACGGGCCTCCTGGTCCTCGTCACCGCGTTCCTGGCCACGGCGTTCCCCCGGGCGATGGACACATACGAGGGCGAGGGTCTGCGGCGGGAGATCCGTACGGCGGAGGCCGACGCCCGGACCGTCGGGCTGACGGTCGGCACCCCCACCGAGGGCACCCCGGCCGAACGGGTCGAGGGCCTGTCCGCCGAGCGGCTGGCCCAGCGGTACCGCACCGTCCTCCAGGGCATGCCGCAGCCGCTGCGGCCCGACCGGGAGCAGTCGTCGTACGGCGCGCGCACCGTCAAGCCCCACCCGGCGCTGGACGACTGGATTCCGCGGCTGGACGGCGGCGCGACGGTCTTCACCGCGTCCGCGCAGGCGGACCTCGCCCGGAACGCGAAGCTCCGCTCGGGGCGGCTGCCCGCGCCGACGCAGACCGGACCGGCCGCCCGTTCCGTCGAGGCCGTCGTGACCTCGGCGACGGCCAAAATCTTGAAGATCGAGGCCGGTTCGACGGTCCACCTGGAACGGAAGGGGAACGGGGCACCGCTCGCGGTCCGGGTGACCGGTGTGGTGGAGCCGCTGCGGCCGGACTCGGGCTACTGGGCGTACGAGCCAGTGCTGCGCGCCCCGGTCCAGCTCCGCACCTCCGGCGTCCCGCCGCTTCCGTACTGGCACGGCGCGCTGCTGCTGCCCCCGCAGGCCGCACCCGCGCTGCTGGGCCTCGGCCCGGACTCGGAGGCGTACTGGCGGATCGGTACCGACCCCGGCGGGCTCACCGCCGGGGACCGTTCCGCGCTGCGCTCCGCCGTGGCGTCGGTGGAGAGCGGCCCCGCGCTCAGCGCGCTGCGCGACACCGTCGATCCGGAACTCGCCGCCCAGTCCGGCCTGGACGGGGTGCTGATCCGCTACGACGACGCCCTGAAGGCGATCGGTCCGGTGGTCGCGGTCGCCGCGTTCGGCGCCGCGACGGTCATGGCCGTGGTGCTGCTGATGGCCGGGGGGCTGGCGGCGGCCCGGCGGCACAGCGAGCTGACGCTGCTGCGGTCCCGGGGCGGTTCGCTCACCGGGATCGCGGGACGGCTGCTCGCGGAGGTCGCCGTTCCGGCGTTGCCCGCCGCGGCGGCGGGCGCGGCCCTGGCCTGGCTGCTCGTCCCCGAGGGCCGGGCGCTGCCCGCGCTGCTCGCGGCGGGCGCGGTCGCGCTGACCGGGTGTGCCGCGCTGCCGCTGCGCGCCGTCGCGCTGCACCGCCGGGCCCGCCTGCACGGCGAACGGGACGATGTCGTCCGTGCCCGCCCCACCCGGCGCCGTACGGTCGTCGAACTGACCGTCCTGGTCCTGGCGGTGGCCTCCGCGTTCGCGCTGCGGCAGCGCGGCACCGGGGTGGACGGCGGTGTCGACCAGTTGATCAGCGCGGCTCCGGTGCTGGTGAGCACGGCGGCGGCGCTGCTGCTCGTCCGGCTGTACCCGCTGCCGCTGCGGCTGCTCGCGCTGCCCCTGGCCCGCGCCCGCGGCCTGCTCGGCTTTCTGGCGCTGGCCCGGGCGGGCCGCTCCCCCGCCACCACGGCGCTGCCGCTGCTGGCGCTGCTGGTGGCGCTGACGACCGCCGCGTTCGGCGGCTCGGTGCTGTCCGGTGTGGACGCGGCCCGGGACCGTGCGGCGCTGCTCGCGGTGGGCGCAGACGCCCAGATCGACGCGGGGGGCGAGGAGTTGCCCGAGGACGCGGCGCGGAAGGTGCGCGCCCTGGACGGGGTACGGGACGTGGTCGCCGTGCGCCGGGAGTTCGACCTCGATCTGCGGGACGGCGGCGGAACGGTCGTGACCCTGTTCGCGGTGGACTCGCAGGCGTACGCGCGGCTCGCCCGTGCCGTCGGGCAGGGCCCGTTCGACCCGGACGACCTCGTCACGGACTCCGGTGCGCTGCCCGCGCTGGTCTCGCCCGATGTGGCCGAGCGGCTGGGCCGCGCCCCGGCGCGGGTCAACACGCCCGACGGGCAGTTCGTGGTGCAGGTGCTGGGGGTGCGCGAGTCCCTGCCCGGCCTGGCGGGCGGCACGTTCGTCGTCGTCGACGCCAAGAGTCTGAACTGGCCGCTGGGCCCCACCACGCTGCTGGTCACCGGCGAGGGTCCGACGCGGTCCGAGCTGCGGGCGGCGGCGGGCGGCGCGGCGCTGGTGGAGCTGCGGAGCACCGAGCGGGCCGCGTTCACCGACGCGCCCGTGCACGGCGGGGCGGAGCGGATCTATGTCGCCGCGGCGGCGACGGGCGCGGGCTACGCCGTGATCGCCGTGCTGCTCTCGCTGCTGCGGGTGGCCCCCGAGCGCACCGCGCTGCTGGCGCGGCTGCGCACCATGGGGCTGACCCGGCGCCAGGGCCGCGGGCTGCTGGTTCTGGAGAATCTGCCGCAGACCCTGCCCGCCGGGGTGGGTGGCGCCCTGGTGGGCTGGGCGGCGATCACGCTGCTCGCCCCGGGCATCGATCTGACCGGTCTGGCCCTGGCCGGGCGGACGGTCCCGGACGCGCTGGGCCGGGTGGAGCTGCGGCCCGACCTCTGGAGTCTGCTGCTGCCCGCGCTGGCCGTGGTGGTGATCGCGGCGGGGGTGGCGGTGCTCCAGTCCTGGGCGGTCACCCGGCGTACGACAACGACCGAGCTGAGGGTGGGAGACACGCGATGA
- a CDS encoding ATP-binding cassette domain-containing protein produces MTEPLDLRELERRAVAGRERPGYGHDALISCDRLVRIFTTDGVEVQALQGLDLLVRGGELLALVGASGSGKSTLMNILAGLDEPTAGAARVAGCDLLAMGAKERLRYRREIVGFVWQQTARNLLPYLTAAQNVALPMQLRGRAGGGRRARTERVESLLRMLEVAECRDRRPAQMSGGQQQRVAIAVALANEPSVLLADEPTGELDSHTAEQIFAAFRTANEELGTTIVIVTHDQAVASEVRRTVAIRDGRTSTEILRRTEVDSTTGQESLVAREYAMLDRAGRLQLPAEYTEALGMRDRVLLELEPDHIEIRPDDRAAAPAGEAAGE; encoded by the coding sequence ATGACCGAGCCACTGGACCTGCGGGAGCTGGAGCGGCGGGCGGTGGCCGGGCGGGAGCGCCCGGGGTACGGCCACGACGCGTTGATCAGCTGTGACCGGCTGGTGCGCATCTTCACCACGGACGGGGTGGAGGTGCAGGCCCTCCAGGGTCTGGATCTGCTGGTGCGCGGGGGCGAGCTGCTGGCCCTGGTGGGCGCGTCCGGCAGCGGGAAGTCCACGTTGATGAACATCCTCGCGGGTCTCGACGAGCCGACGGCGGGCGCGGCCCGGGTGGCCGGGTGCGATCTGCTGGCGATGGGCGCGAAGGAGCGGCTGCGCTACCGGCGGGAGATCGTGGGTTTTGTCTGGCAGCAGACGGCCCGCAATCTGCTGCCGTATCTGACGGCGGCACAGAACGTGGCGCTGCCGATGCAGTTGCGCGGCCGGGCGGGCGGCGGGCGCCGGGCCCGGACCGAGCGGGTCGAGTCGCTGTTGCGGATGCTGGAGGTCGCGGAGTGCCGGGACCGCCGTCCGGCGCAGATGTCCGGGGGGCAGCAGCAGCGGGTGGCGATCGCGGTGGCGCTGGCGAACGAGCCGTCGGTGCTGCTGGCGGACGAGCCCACGGGTGAACTGGACTCGCACACGGCGGAGCAGATCTTCGCGGCGTTCCGTACCGCCAATGAGGAGCTGGGCACGACGATCGTGATCGTCACCCATGACCAGGCGGTGGCGTCCGAGGTGCGGCGCACGGTGGCGATCCGGGACGGCCGCACGTCCACGGAGATCCTGCGGCGCACGGAGGTGGACTCGACGACGGGGCAGGAGTCCCTGGTGGCGCGCGAGTACGCGATGCTGGACCGGGCCGGGCGGCTCCAGCTCCCCGCGGAGTACACCGAGGCGCTGGGGATGCGGGACCGGGTGCTGCTGGAGCTGGAGCCGGACCATATCGAGATCCGGCCGGACGACAGGGCGGCGGCGCCCGCCGGGGAGGCGGCCGGGGAGTGA
- a CDS encoding potassium channel family protein produces the protein MRVAIAGAGAVGRSIAGELLENGHEVLLVDKAPTAISVERVPRAEWLLADACEITSLDEAALQRCHVVIAATGDDKVNLVVSLLAKTEYGVPRVVARVNNPKNEWLFNEAWGVDVAVSTPRLMSALVEEAVSVGDLVRLLRFSHGDANLVELTLPPESGLGGTQVGDVAWPPDTTLVTIIRGSRVLTPSPEETLEAGDELLFVAAQAMEERLEELLSVRRP, from the coding sequence ATGCGGGTCGCTATCGCGGGCGCCGGCGCGGTGGGCCGTTCCATCGCCGGGGAGCTGCTGGAGAACGGGCACGAGGTCCTGCTGGTCGACAAGGCGCCGACGGCGATCTCGGTGGAGCGGGTGCCCCGGGCGGAGTGGCTGCTCGCCGACGCCTGCGAGATCACCTCGCTGGACGAGGCCGCGCTCCAGCGCTGCCATGTGGTCATCGCCGCCACCGGCGACGACAAGGTCAACCTGGTGGTCTCCCTGCTCGCCAAGACCGAGTACGGGGTGCCCCGGGTGGTCGCCCGGGTCAACAACCCCAAGAACGAGTGGCTCTTCAACGAGGCGTGGGGCGTCGATGTCGCCGTCTCCACCCCCCGGTTGATGTCGGCGCTGGTGGAGGAGGCGGTGAGCGTCGGCGACCTGGTCCGGCTGCTGCGCTTCAGCCACGGCGACGCCAACCTCGTCGAGCTGACCCTGCCGCCGGAGTCCGGCCTCGGGGGCACGCAGGTCGGGGATGTCGCCTGGCCGCCGGACACCACCCTGGTCACGATCATCCGGGGGTCCCGGGTGCTCACGCCCAGCCCCGAGGAGACCCTGGAGGCCGGTGACGAGCTGCTCTTCGTGGCCGCGCAGGCCATGGAGGAGCGGCTGGAGGAGCTGCTCTCGGTCCGCCGCCCCTGA
- a CDS encoding potassium channel family protein encodes MHIVIMGCGRVGAALAQTLEQQGHTVAVIDQDPTAFRRLGSSFGGRRVTGVGFDQDTLREAGIEEAGAFAAVSSGDNSNIIAARVAREMFNIENVAARIYDPRRAEVYQRLGIPTVATVRWTADQMLRRLLPSGAEPLWRDPSGAVQLAEVHTSPAWIGQKVSRLQDETGVRVAFLTRLGEAVLPTSQTVLQEGDLVHVMMRTDEIEKVEAAFAEGPEEGGH; translated from the coding sequence GTGCACATCGTCATCATGGGATGCGGGCGAGTGGGAGCCGCTCTCGCGCAGACCCTGGAACAACAGGGGCACACGGTCGCCGTGATCGACCAGGACCCCACGGCCTTCCGCCGACTGGGGTCCTCGTTCGGCGGACGCCGGGTCACCGGAGTCGGCTTCGACCAGGACACCCTGAGGGAAGCGGGCATCGAGGAGGCGGGGGCCTTCGCCGCCGTCAGCAGCGGGGACAACTCCAACATCATCGCCGCCCGGGTGGCCCGCGAGATGTTCAACATCGAGAATGTGGCCGCCCGGATCTACGACCCCCGGCGCGCCGAGGTCTACCAGCGGCTCGGCATCCCGACCGTCGCCACCGTCCGCTGGACCGCCGACCAGATGCTGCGCCGGCTGCTGCCGTCCGGCGCCGAGCCCCTGTGGCGCGACCCCAGCGGCGCGGTGCAGCTCGCCGAGGTGCACACCTCGCCCGCCTGGATCGGCCAGAAGGTCAGCAGGCTCCAGGACGAGACCGGGGTGCGCGTCGCCTTCCTCACCCGGCTCGGCGAGGCGGTCCTGCCCACCTCGCAGACCGTGCTCCAGGAAGGCGACCTGGTCCACGTGATGATGCGGACCGACGAGATCGAGAAGGTCGAGGCGGCCTTCGCGGAAGGCCCCGAGGAGGGTGGTCACTGA